The following coding sequences lie in one Cloeon dipterum chromosome 1, ieCloDipt1.1, whole genome shotgun sequence genomic window:
- the yl gene encoding vitellogenin receptor, protein MYGIAKFYVLAGQLLVESGVQTSACNRDEFRCIDGSCLKPSLSCDGVPNCPDGSDENDCDYSSCKPKDWFKCDNGECISGSLFCDKNDDCGDGSDEKPNCQYNHHWPSEEHACLVGQFKCHDGVCISDSLVCNSKPDCPDASDEKQNCNSINCDGFRCKSGQCIVREHRCDGSTDCTDGTDEVDCSSSSKANVSMDECLIERGFYACQDKVTCIKVSALCDNKTDCLNADDEGPLCGKCFFSEQDQCKSSECNQLCHPSPQGAVCSCKPGFTLKKNSSSICEDVNECDIYGSCGQRCHNYIGGFGCSCDDGYVMAGDNKTCVAEEGDEAILSYTNGREIRSYSLSTKHLRPMLQSRRPVAAFAFDGLFIYWSSLEDGREMIVRNRTGSAREEEIVSSGLVKPEHLAFDWVARNLYFTDSGTKTVSACTADGHWCSVVVNTVIDMPHSLVLVPQQGEMFWTDWGKRPHIASAGMDGSKPGMFLELEVDAYPNSLAMDYGNGRLYWADAKSHIMQSVKLDGTDRRVVLEMYAAYSIAIFQSRLFWSDVSGSKIRSCDKFTGMNLNTIVVDSRDNIGNIFIYHPALQPYLRNPCLTSECSHMCLLAPKGRYGCACPSNLLLGKNQITCDEGTNYSATLIAAGDKIIRVEHQILGRLNISYVDLQDIDDISALAYNSKTNSAIIADSGNKRIVSFGLRKAHLTVLIEMQIGYVSDMEYDYIGNNLYWCDSERQVIEIFSFNTLERMVLVRDFDGTFPVSLALIPDEGKMFVGLSSQHHNHVDMVSMDGQEVTHAIENLFGAPTALTVHSGLHRVFWIDEGTGLFESTDNDALDKHVWRFEGSDPVSMAGLGPHMFWTSKNSKYLHWADVHDAQTKITRIKLKVKRGSLMHLAAITPHPDSKHACRMENGGCSHICLAITTGAKCGCPIGMRLKSDGLNCIAPATCSEKEFKCEQDDVCIPMKMRCDGHTNCLGGEDEKNCESARNPFICKNGECVQTHQKCNETKDCAKSTCRRNETEMTTATEFACLSGDCIPLTLLCDGVPDCSDGSDEADCSNFLCLAGYFNCGDGACVPKTWVCDGHLDCKDGSDEYCGRAKCLPRDFHCKSGECLDQTLKCDGQDDCEDGSDEECAEEEFRNADECAIDMFRCVSVTKLKSKSLICLPRIARCNETKECPFGDDETDCGCRDDLYECAGSHKCIIKSWVCDGRKDCLDGEDEAECFAPTSTTQPASTIPYVCDQFRCGSGECLRFDLVCDGKQNCIDRSDEGGKCHKCCREDENSCSQVCNPTPLGARCSCKPGFVLSGDGLSCKDVDECKSEPDVCSHFCTNTPGSFICSCAPDYVLQLDRRSCKAISRSLDVVFVTNDEIRKVSLNSRRRDVLTSHTGLTVSGLAVDAHLNHVYWSTATTGKLTRMSEANEIEKQIERVVQNPRRLAVDWISANIFVVDQLNRPTIKVCSVRLGKCSKLATAAEADEVTAIALDPASGFVFWTQISANGSEVWRANMDGENATSIVKFGLSAVSGLTLDLVRKRVFWSDKEKGTIEQADYQGSSRNLLNLSSVNKPAGIATFEDEIYWMEGDSGKLRKCGLRYPFTCRHVELLTGDTAYFQLIHEALQPTVGNKCEEIDCGTGICVPVPSGVTCLCRKGNDCQKIMLLKKRDEKDEGNGGTIALVFLTLGVVVVVGCYLWHRKQKQEERKIFDFGSLHFVNSAFGQNVISSKIVSFSTAFDKHKLHFSNPFFNNRKPAGPDAEKCVQIVTPPVAARRTIPVDALSSPSTTSNDSSHSSFEPETTSLHASLIRTED, encoded by the exons ATGTAtggaattgcaaaattttatgtgttGGCAG GGCAACTACTTGTTGAGTCAGGTGTGCAAACGTCTGCATGCAATAGAGACGAGTTCCGATGCATTGATGGAAGCTGTCTGAAACCAAGTCTTTCCTGTGATGGAGTACCGAACTGTCCAGACGGCAGTGATGAAAATGATTGTG ATTATTCATCTTGCAAACCGAAGGACTGGTTCAAATGTGATAACGGCGAGTGCATCTCGGGTTCGTTATTTTGCGACAAAAACGACGACTGCGGCGACGGCAGTGACGAAAAACCCAATTGCCAGTACAATCACCACTGG CCATCGGAAGAGCATGCGTGCCTAGTCGGACAGTTCAAGTGCCACGACGGCGTTTGCATCTCTGATTCGCTCGTCTGCAATAGTAAACCCGACTGTCCTGACGCCTCAGATGAGAAGCAAAACTGCAACTCA ATAAACTGTGATGGATTCAGGTGTAAAAGCGGACAGTGTATCGTTAGAGAACATCGCTGCGACGGAAGCACGGATTGCACAGACGGCACTGATGAAGTCGACTGCTCGT cATCAAGCAAGGCGAATGTGTCTATGGACGAGTGCTTGATTGAAAGAGGCTTTTACGCCTGCCAGGACAAAGTTACTTGCATCAAGGTCAGTGCCCTTTGCGACAATAAGACAGACTGTTTGAATGCGGATGATGAAGGTCCTTTGTGCGGTAAGTGTTTTTTTAGTG AGCAAGATCAGTGTAAGTCATCCGAGTGCAATCAATTGTGCCATCCATCTCCTCAAGGCGCTGTCTGCAGTTGTAAACCTGGATTCACACTGAAGAAAAACTCATCTAGCATCTGTGAAG atGTCAATGAATGCGATATTTATGGTTCATGCGGTCAGAGGTGCCACAATTACATTGGCGGCTTTGGCTGCTCTTGCGACGATGGATATGTAATGGCTGGCGATAACAAGACGTGTGTGGCTGAGGAAG gcGACGAAGCCATTTTGTCCTATACTAACGGCCGCGAGATCCGGTCGTATTCGCTATCCACGAAGCACCTGCGTCCAATGCTGCAGAGCAGACGACCCGTGGCTGCCTTTGCGTTCGACGGGCTCTTCATATATTGGAGTAGTCTGGAAGACGGACGGGAGATGATCGTAAGGAATCGAACAGGCAGTGCACGTGAGGAAGAGATCGTCAGCTCTGGTCTAGTGAAGCCGGAGCACTTGGCTTTCGACTGGGTTGCTCggaatttgtattttacgGACAGCGGCACGAAAACCGTTTCCGCCTGCACCGCCGACGGCCACTGGTGCTCAGTTGTAGTCAACACCGTCATCGACATGCCACACAGTCTCGTCTTGGTGCCCCAACAAGG CGAAATGTTCTGGACTGATTGGGGCAAGAGGCCTCACATTGCCTCAGCGGGAATGGATGGATCTAAGCCTGGAATGTTCCTTGAGCTTGAGGTCGACGCCTACCCCAATAGCCTAGCTATGGATTACGGCAACGGTAGGCTTTACTGGGCCGACGCTAAGTCACACATCATGCAGTCTGTCAAGCTTGACGGAACCGACAGAAGG gtCGTATTGGAAATGTACGCGGCTTACTCAATCGCTATTTTCCAAAGCAGGCTGTTCTGGAGCGATGTTTCAGGCTCAAAAATCAGATCATGCGACAAATTCACCGGGATGAACCTAAATACGATTGTGGTAGATAGCAGAGACAACATCGgcaacattttcatttatcaTCCAGCGCTGCAGCCATAT CTGAGAAATCCGTGTCTAACTTCAGAATGCAGCCACATGTGTCTTTTAGCCCCAAAGGGAAGATACGGTTGTGCTTGCCCATCCAATCTGTTGCTCGGGAAGAACCAGATTACTTGCGATG agGGAACCAACTATTCAGCCACGTTAATTGCTGCTGGTGACAAAATAATCAGAGTGGAGCACCAAATTCTCGGCAGGCTAAACATTTCATACGTTGACCTACAAGACATCGATGATATCTCCGCTCTAGCCTACAACTCTAAGACCAACTCGGCCATCATCGCCGATTCGGGCAACAAGAGGATCGTGTCATTTGGCCTGCGCAAAGCGCATCTCACCGTGCttattgaaatgcaaattggatACGTGTCTGATATGGAATACG ATTACATCGGGAACAATCTTTATTGGTGCGACTCTGAGCGACAAGTCATCGAGATCTTCAGTTTCAACACTCTTGAGCGAATGGTACTCGTCAGAGACTTTGATGGAACTTTTCCTGTCAGCTTGGCCCTTATTCCTGATGAagg AAAAATGTTCGTCGGTCTCTCTTCTCAGCACCACAACCACGTGGATATGGTCAGCATGGACGGGCAAGAAGTGACGCACGCCATTGAGAACCTATTCGGGGCGCCGACCGCACTTACCGTGCACTCAGGTCTGCACCGGGTCTTTTGGATCGATGAAGGCACCGGTTTGTTTGAGAGCACCGACAACGACGCGCTGGACAAACACGTCTGGCGCTTTGAAGGTAGTGACCCCGTGTCCATGGCCGGCTTGGGCCCGCACATGTTCTGGACCAGCAAGAACTCCAAATACCTGCACTGGGCCGACGTACACGACGCACAGACCAAGATTACTAGAATCAAGCTAA AGGTGAAAAGGGGTTCGTTGATGCATTTGGCTGCTATCACACCACATCCTGACTCAAAGCACGCGTGTCGGATGGAGAATGGTGGCTGCAGCCACATCTGCTTAGCCATTACAACCGGCGCCAAGTGTGGCTGTCCGATAGGAATGCGGCTCAAGAGCGACGGTCTCAACTGCATAGCTCCCGCCACCTGCAGCGAGAAGGAATTCAAGTGCGAACAGGACGACGTTTGCATCCCGATGAAAATGAG GTGCGACGGCCACACTAATTGTCTTGGTGGAGAGGATGAGAAAAACTGCGAAAGTGCAAGGAACCCATTCATCTGTAAAAATGGAGAGTGCGTCCAGACACACCAGAAGTGCAACGAAACCAAAGACTGTGCGAAATCGACTTGCAGGAGAAACGAAACCGAAATGACAACGG CAACCGAGTTTGCGTGCTTGTCTGGAGATTGCATTCCTCTTACATTACTGTGCGATGGAGTTCCCGACTGTTCTGACGGATCAGACGAGGCCGATTGTTCGAATT TCTTGTGCCTTGCTGGTTATTTCAATTGTGGAGACGGAGCCTGCGTCCCAAAAACTTGGGTGTGCGATGGGCATCTGGACTGCAAGGATGGTTCTGATGAGTACTGTG GAAGAGCAAAGTGTCTGCCAAGAGACTTTCACTGCAAAAGTGGCGAGTGTCTGGATCAGACCCTGAAATGCGATGGCCAGGACGACTGCGAAGATGGAAGCGATGAGGAATGCGCGGAGGAAGAATTTCGAAATGCCGACGAGTGTGCCATAGACATGTTTAGATGTGTGTCAGTCACCAAACTCAAATCAAAGTCTTTGATTTGTTTGCCTCGAATTGCACG GTGCAATGAAACTAAAGAGTGTCCGTTTGGCGATGATGAAACCGACTGTGGCTGCAGAGATGATTTATATGAGTGTGCCGGCAGCCACAAATGCATAATTAAATCGTGGGTGTGTGACGGCAGGAAGGACTGTTTGGACGGCGAGGACGAGGCCGAGTGCTTTGCGCCAACGAGCACCACGCAGCCAGCGTCAACTATCCCTTACGTTTGCGACCAGTTTCGGTGTGGGTCTGGAGAGTGTTTGCGCTTTGACCTCGTCTGCGATGGCAAACAGAACTGTATTGACAGATCGGACGAGGGCGGAAAATGCC ACAAGTGCTGCAGAGAGGACGAAAACTCGTGCTCGCAGGTGTGCAACCCAACGCCGCTGGGTGCCCGTTGCTCGTGCAAGCCTGGATTTGTTTTGTCCGGCGATGGTCTCTCTTGCAAAGACGTCGATGAGTGCAAATCTGAGCCCGACGTCTGTTCgcatttttgcacaaacaCCCCTGGCAGCTTCATTTGCTCCTGCGCCCCCGACTACGTGCTCCAGCTCGACAGACGCTCCTGCAAAGCGATCA GCCGCTCGCTCGACGTCGTCTTTGTAACAAACGACGAGATCAGAAAGGTGTCTCTGAATTCGAGGCGGCGGGACGTTTTGACGTCGCACACCGGCCTCACCGTGTCTGGTTTGGCAGTCGACGCTCATTTGAATCACGTCTACTGGAGCACAG CCACAACGGGCAAGCTGACGCGAATGTCAGAGGCCAACGAGATCGAGAAGCAGATCGAGCGCGTCGTGCAGAACCCCAGGAGGCTGGCCGTCGACTGGATCTCGGCCAACATTTTCGTTGTCGACCAGCTGAACCGGCCAACAATCAAAGTATGCAGCGTCCGGCTGGGCAAGTGCAGCAAACTCGCGACCGCCGCCGAAGCCGACGAGGTCACCGCCATCGCCCTCGACCCAGCCTCCGG ATTCGTGTTTTGGACACAAATCTCGGCGAACGGCAGTGAGGTCTGGCGGGCCAACATGGACGGTGAAAATGCGACATCCATTGTCAAGTTTGGATTGTCTGCTGTGTCTGGTCTCACACTGGACTTAGTCAGAAAGAGAGTTTTCTGGTCGGACAAAGAGAAGGGCACCATTGAGCAGGCAGACTATCAAGGCTCCAGTCGAAACCTGCTAAACTTAAGCAGT gTGAATAAGCCAGCTGGCATCGCCACTTTTgaggatgaaatttattggATGGAAGGTGACTCTGGAAAACTGCGGAAGTGTGGCCTGCGATATCCATTCACTTGCAGACATGTTGAGTTGCTCACTGGCGATACCGCCTATTTCCAATTGATACATGAAGCTTTGCAGCCAacag TTGGCAATAAATGCGAGGAGATTGATTGTGGCACTGGAATTTGTGTCCCTGTTCCATCCGGAGTAACCTGTCTGTGCAGGAAAGGCAACGATTGCCAGAAAATT atgCTACTGAAAAAGAGAGATGAGAAGGACGAAGGAAATGGAGGAACAATCGCGTTAGTTTTCCTCACCCTCGGAGTCGTGGTTGTGGTTGGCTGCTACCTTTGGCACCGCAAGCAAAAacaagaagagagaaaaatctttGATTTTGG GAGTCTACATTTCGTCAACTCCGCTTTTGGACAAAACGTGATCAGCAGTAAAATCGTCAGTTTTAGTACAGCTTTCGACAAACACAAACTCCACTTTAGCAACCCATTTTTCAACAATCGA AAGCCAGCAGGACCTGATGCTGAGAAATGCGTCCAAATAGTGACCCCACCAGTTGCTGCCAGACGAACCATCCCGGTCGACGCTCTCAGCAGTCCGTCCACAACTTCTAATGACAGTTCTCACTCGTCGTTTGAGCCCGAGACGACGAGTCTGCATGCCTCTCTCATCAGGACCGAAGACTGA
- the LOC135947985 gene encoding uncharacterized protein LOC135947985 encodes MNLSEIMLVLGSLLLAVHSSSALALLRPKLVRQTRSWRTIPAYQEPLPAYYPAYDEFEPFDYATAVEDEYADEPGSNLPIGQETWFEAEKSKVNDAFMHNLMELYRHEPAQQQYYEPHYNSYDQPQYYSSDEQQLKVLKRDFSSSTAAPAVASAVSRPPAQQGQKEVAMLRPPNPLKGHAEAKPTAHPASIYDAIKRLFTIQDLQEGQSHIKKTQKRYAPSEESLVKQLNSLKKMSA; translated from the exons ATGAACCTGAGCGAAATTATGCTGGTGCTGGGTTCGCTGCTGCTTGCGGTGCACTCAAGCAGCGCGTTGGCCCTGCTGCGACCCAAGCTGGTGCGACAGACGCGCTCCTGGCGCACGATCCCCGCGTACCAGGAGCCGCTGCCCGCCTACTACCCGGCCTATGACGAGTTCGAGCCGTTCGACTACGCCACCGCCGTCGAGGACGAGTACGCCGACGAGCCCGGTTCCAACCTGCCCATCGGCCAGGAGACCTGGTTCGAGGCCGAAAAGTCAAAGGTCAACGATGCCTTCATGCACAACCTCATGGAGCTGTACAGGCATGAGCCGGCGCAGCAGCAGTACTACGAGCCCCACTACAACTCCTACGACCAGCCCCAG TACTACTCGAGCGACGAGCAGCAGCTGAAAGTGCTGAAGAGGGATTTCTCCTCTAGCACAGCGGCGCCGGCGGTGGCCTCGGCTGTGAGCAGGCCGCCCGCACAGCAGGGCCAGAAGGAAGTAGCCATGCTGCGGCCGCCGAACCCGCTCAAAGGCCACGCCGAGGCCAAGCCCACGGCCCACCCCGCGTCCATCTATGACGCCATCAAGAGGCTGTTCACCATCCAGGACCTCCAG GAGGGGCAAAGCCACATCAAAAAGACTCAGAAAAGATATGCTCCTAGCGAAGAATCCCTTGTCAAACAACTGAACAGCCTCAAGAAGATGTCAGCCTAA
- the 7B2 gene encoding neuroendocrine protein 7B2: MASALIVALFVLVGKASSYNPHHLKHEPRITDALLREVMDQMAKDLTDSGSYGMQFPIGSRMDPDMDLQAQALKDLSSEDQLMGDYGPILGSLDQPAPSLRDQEFLQHSPLWGHQFMTGGAGEGKQRLKPDGTIKNQKQIKTDAVLPAYCNPPNPCPIGFTEGCLTEFENTASFSRNYQAAQDCMCDTEHMFDCSMESSVTRALSRDDHRLEQMVQKFKIDNDHKNMVAKKGAVNKDDGNPFLAGEKLPIAAKKGFDFGY, encoded by the exons ATGGCCTCCGCACTGATCGTCGCACTTTTCGTTCTCGTCGGCAAGGCTAGTTCATACAACCCACATCACCTCAAG CATGAGCCACGCATCACCGATGCTCTCCTCAGGGAGGTCATGGATCAGATGGCCAAGGACCTGACAGATTCAGGCTCCTACGGCATGCAGTTTCCTATTGGATCAAG aATGGACCCGGATATGGACTTGCAGGCGCAGGCGTTGAAAGACCTGAGCAGTGAGGACCAACTGATGGGTGACTATGGACCCATTCTGGGATCGCTGGATCAGCCTGCGCCAAGCCTGCGTGACCAAGAGTTTCTGCAGCACAGCCCTCTCTGGGGACATCAGTTTATGACGGGTGGCGCCGGTGAAGGCAAGCAACGCCTCAAGCCCGACGGCACTATAAAAAACCAGAAGCAAATCAAAACGGACGCCGTGCTTCCCGCCTACTGCAACCCGCCCAACCCTTGTCCGATCGGATTCACTG AGGGATGTTTGACGGAGTTTGAAAACACTGCGTCGTTCTCACGCAACTATCAGGCGGCGCAGGATTGCATGTGCGACACGGAGCACATGTTCGACTGCTCGATGGAAAGCTCGGTGACGCGGGCGCTGTCCAGGGACGACCACCGGTTGGAACAAATGGTGCAAAAATTCAAG ATCGACAACGACCACAAGAACATGGTGGCCAAGAAAGGAGCTGTGAACAAAGACGATGGCAATCCGTTTCTGGCCGGCGAAAAACTCCCAATCGCCGCTAAGAAGGGATTCGACTTTGGATACTAA